A single region of the Leptolyngbya sp. 'hensonii' genome encodes:
- a CDS encoding HEAT repeat domain-containing protein produces the protein MAKSRKAEELTAALKQIRNEPTSELGLAILQQILGSKYPIVIAQAAQLMGEFEIHALMPDLVAAFNRLMLQAKDSDPGCQAKQAIAETLYRLNSSNEDLFLQGIRHVQKEPIWGGQVDTAPSLRSTCALGLVRMNYPLVMVELADLLADPESEARIGAARAIAYCGDERGVPLLRLRVKVGDTPPVLSECLIALLKLDPTPSLPLVKDLLYSRQDEQGEIAEAVALALGESRLPAAFPVLRDWWQQMRHPEVRKTGLLAIATLRQDQAMAFLLSLVAEGHLNDAKDALQAISIYRQDASLWHQVQQIVAQRNDAVLLALAERVVK, from the coding sequence ATGGCCAAGTCTCGCAAGGCAGAAGAATTAACAGCGGCACTGAAGCAAATTCGAAACGAGCCGACCTCAGAATTAGGGCTAGCCATACTGCAGCAAATTCTGGGCAGCAAATATCCGATCGTCATAGCCCAGGCCGCCCAACTCATGGGGGAGTTTGAAATTCACGCCTTGATGCCCGATCTGGTGGCCGCCTTCAACCGATTGATGTTGCAGGCGAAAGACAGTGATCCAGGGTGTCAGGCCAAGCAGGCGATCGCAGAAACCCTTTACCGATTAAACTCCAGCAACGAAGACCTGTTTCTGCAAGGTATTCGCCATGTGCAGAAGGAACCCATTTGGGGCGGGCAGGTGGATACTGCTCCCAGTTTGCGTAGCACCTGCGCCCTGGGCCTGGTGAGAATGAACTATCCTCTGGTCATGGTTGAGCTGGCGGATTTGCTGGCCGATCCAGAATCAGAGGCCCGCATTGGAGCAGCCAGGGCGATCGCTTACTGTGGCGATGAACGGGGGGTGCCCCTGTTACGCTTACGGGTAAAGGTTGGGGATACCCCCCCAGTTCTCTCCGAATGCCTGATTGCCCTGCTCAAACTGGATCCTACCCCCTCTCTTCCCCTGGTCAAAGACCTGTTATATTCTCGCCAAGATGAGCAGGGGGAAATTGCAGAAGCCGTCGCACTGGCCCTGGGTGAATCCAGGCTACCAGCAGCTTTTCCCGTTCTACGGGACTGGTGGCAACAGATGCGCCACCCGGAGGTGCGAAAAACAGGATTACTGGCGATCGCAACCTTACGGCAAGATCAGGCGATGGCCTTCCTGCTGTCTCTTGTCGCAGAGGGGCATCTGAACGATGCGAAGGACGCCCTACAGGCAATCAGCATTTATCGTCAGGACGCTTCCCTGTGGCATCAGGTGCAGCAGATTGTTGCCCAACGAAATGATGCCGTCTTACTGGCCCTAGCCGAAAGGGTTGTCAAATAA